A portion of the Lolium rigidum isolate FL_2022 chromosome 1, APGP_CSIRO_Lrig_0.1, whole genome shotgun sequence genome contains these proteins:
- the LOC124675027 gene encoding 1-aminocyclopropane-1-carboxylate oxidase homolog 4-like codes for MASSSAAAAPDSGRAALLKAFDDSRTGVRGLVESGVSAVPDLFVHPDPYASVPLAPPGVSIPVVDLSLPAPVAAAAAAEAARDWGFFYLVNHEALVPSDYPAKALAAVRAFHELPATDRAAHYGRAMGGGVSYSSNVDLYSSPAASWRDTVQLMFGPTRCEAERIPEVCRSEIVEWEAHAAAVARAVMALLCVGLGLREAALEEASCLEGKLMVCHYYPVCPQPDRTMGLVLHTDPGVLTVLAQDGVGGLQVKHTDKDGESYWVDAKPVPGALVINVGDLLQIMSNDKYKSVEHRVVMNSHEEARVSVGIFFNPGKRGESVFYGPLPELATSENPPKYRSFTMSEFLGAFFKRDLASKALIEHFKL; via the exons ATggcatcctcctccgccgcggccgcccctgactccggccgcgccgccctcctcaAGGCCTTCGACGACTCCCGCACGGGCGTCCGCGGCCTAGTCGAGTCCGGCGTCTCCGCCGTCCCCGACCTCTTCGTCCACCCCGACCCCTACGCCTCCGTCCCGCTCGCTCCACCCGGCGTCTccatccccgtcgtcgacctctccctccccgcgcccgtcgccgccgccgcagccgcggaGGCCGCCCGCGACTGGGGCTTCTTCTACCTCGTCAACCACGAGGCCCTCGTGCCCTCCGACTACCCCGCGAAGGCCCTCGCCGCGGTGCGCGCCTTCCACGAGCTCCCGGCCACCGACCGCGCCGCGCACTACGGCCGCGCCATGGGCGGCGGGGTCTCCTACTCCTCCAACGTCGACCTGTACAGCTCCCCCGCCGCGAGCTGGCGCGACACCGTACAGCTGATGTTCGGGCCTACGCGGTGCGAAGCGGAGCGGATCCCGGAGGTCTGCCGCTCGGAGATCGTCGAGTGGGAAGCGCACGCGGCGGCGGTAGCGCGCGCCGTGATGGCGCTGCTCTGCGTGGGGCTCGGTCTCAGGGAGGCGGCGCTGGAGGAGGCCTCGTGCCTGGAGGGGAAGCTGATGGTGTGCCACTACTACCCTGTGTGCCCGCAGCCTGATCGCACCATGGGATTAGTCCTGCACACCGACCCCGGCGTGCTCACCGTCCTCGCGCAGGATGGCGTCGGCGGCCTGCAGGTGAAGCACACGGATAAGGACGGCGAGAGCTACTGGGTGGACGCCAAGCCTGTACCAGGCGCGCTTGTGATTAACGTCGGGGATCTCTTGCAG ATAATGTCCAATGATAAGTACAAGAGTGTGGAACACAGGGTGGTAATGAATTCACATGAAGAAGCCAGAGTATCTGTTGGGATCTTTTTCAACCCTGGAAAGAGAGGGGAGTCAGTCTTTTATGGACCATTGCCAGAGCTAGCTACTTCAGAAAACCCACCAAAGTACAGGAGTTTCACCATGTCCGAATTTTTAGGGGCCTTCTTTAAACGAGACCTTGCTAGCAAAGCTCTGATTGAGCACTTCAAGTTGTAA
- the LOC124649900 gene encoding 1-aminocyclopropane-1-carboxylate oxidase homolog 4-like, whose protein sequence is MASAAATPDSGRAALLKAFDESRTGVRGLVESGVSTVPDLFVHPDPYASVPLAPPGVSIPVVDLSLPAPVAAAAAAAAARDWGFFYLVNYEALVPSDYPAKVLTAVRAFHELPAPERATHYGRAMGGGVSYSSNVDLFRSPAASWRDTIQLGFGPARPDTERIPPVCRSEILEWEAHTTAVARAVMALLSEGLGLGDATLEEASCLEGKVMVCHYYPVCPEPDRTMGLVPHTDPGVLTVLAQDGVGGLQVKHTNEDGESYWVDAKPVPGALVINVGDLLQIMSNDKYKSVEHRVVMNSCEEARVSVAVFFNPGKRGDSVFYGPLPELVSSENPPKYTSFTMSEFLGAFFKRDLASKALIEHFKL, encoded by the exons atggcgtccgccgccgccacccccgactccggccgcgccgccctcctcaAGGCCTTCGACGAGTCCCGCACGGGCGTCCGCGGCCTCGTCGAGTCCGGCGTCTCCACCGTCCCGGACCTCTTCGTCCACCCGGACCCCTACGCCTCCGTCCCGCTCGCTCCACCCGGCGTCTccatccccgtcgtcgacctctccCTCCCCGCGCccgtcgcagccgccgccgccgcggcggccgcccgcGACTGGGGCTTCTTCTACCTCGTCAACTACGAGGCCCTCGTCCCCTCCGACTACCCCGCCAAGGTCCTCACCGCGGTGCGCGCCTTCCACGAGCTCCCCGCCCCCGAGCGCGCCACGCACTACGGCCGCGCCATGGGCGGCGGGGTCTCCTACTCCTCTAACGTAGATCtgttccgctcccccgccgccagcTGGCGCGACACCATCCAGCTGGGGTTCGGGCCTGCGCGGCCCGACACAGAACGCATCCCGCCGGTGTGCCGCTCGGAGATCCTCGAGTGGGAAGCGCACACCACCGCGGTCGCCCGCGCCGTCATGGCGCTGCTCTCCGAGGGGCTCGGGCTCGGGGACGCGACGCTGGAGGAGGCCTCGTGCCTGGAAGGGAAGGTCATGGTCTGCCACTACTACCCCGTCTGCCCCGAGCCTGATCGCACCATGGGATTGGTCCCGCACACCGACCCCGGCGTGCTCACCGTCCTTGCGCAGGATGGCGTCGGCGGCCTTCAGGTGAAGCACACCAATGAGGACGGCGAGAGCTACTGGGTGGATGCGAAGCCCGTGCCAGGCGCACTTGTGATTAACGTCGGGGATCTATTGCAG ATAATGTCCAATGATAAGTACAAGAGTGTGGAACACAGGGTGGTAATGAATTCATGTGAAGAAGCCAGAGTATCTGTTGCTGTCTTCTTCAATCCTGGGAAGAGAGGGGACTCAGTGTTTTATGGACCGTTACCAGAGCTAGTTTCTTCAGAAAACCCACCAAAGTACACGAGTTTCACCATGTCCGAATTCTTAGGGGCCTTCTTTAAACGAGACCTTGCCAGCAAAGCTCTCATTGAGCACTTCAAGTTGTAA